The following are encoded together in the Daucus carota subsp. sativus chromosome 5, DH1 v3.0, whole genome shotgun sequence genome:
- the LOC108222033 gene encoding uncharacterized protein LOC108222033 has translation MSPGRRVPRYTLRSQHDISMRDANTEIPEPKSRATLKDQNEQVVPTTRSTKIHTKQPTPTTQLANENKTISQNTGSDRNVTDKKRKATHGMGTSKIAKAASTGKLSVVFDANCRQPICANAERFNNEIGFIIRNHGTFSYKDWRLVPEEENFDINLSDETTKECIDDQMRKAWKGFKYKLLHLYFKQIGGGNDIDMAKKKRHPDLKDDQQKDWGFLCERWCSEHFKERAKKNINNRSKRKWGSKNGSVSTARYHIRRGMALTSSTGQIETWRLQHFDKNNGWLVPDLKDIYDDMMTLRETYTAEERSDKKIMECVLGRHSVYLRGWGRSSDTTNSASHRVSAEPNQPSYQELLQQFKDASTRLDEVVNILRQNNLMPQTSTANEVSEVDAHSASIE, from the exons ATGTCGCCGGGACGTCGGGTACCTCGATATACTTTACGTAGTCAACATGATATATCAATGAGGGATGCTAATACTGAAATTCCAGAACCAAAGAGCAGAGCCACTCTTAAAGATCAAAATGAACAAGTTGTTCCCACTACACGTTCTACTAAAATACATACCAAACAACCTACTCCAACGACCCAATTGGCTAATGAAAATAAAACTATATCTCAGAATACTGGATCTG ATCGAAATGTGACTGACAAAAAGCGTAAAGCTACTCATGGCATGGGGACTTCAAAAATTGCTAAAGCAGCCTCCACTGGAAAGTTGTCTGTGGTATTTGATGCTAATTGTCGACAACCAATTTGTGCAAATGCTGAGCGATTTAATAATGAGATTGGCTTTATCATTCGCAATCATGGTACATTTTCTTACAAAGATTGGAGGCTAGTTCCAGAAGAG GAAAATTTTGACATCAACTTGAGTGATGAAACAACAAAAGAATGTATTGATGATCAAATGAGAAAAGCTTGGAAGGGATTTAAGTATAAGCTGCTACACTTATACTTTAAACAGATTGGAGGTGGAAATGATATTGACATGGCAAAGAAAAAACGACATCCAGACTTGAAGGATGACCAACAAAAAGACTGGGGATTCTTATGTGAGCGTTGGTGTTCTGAACATTTTAAG GAACGAGCAAAAAAGAACATCAATAATCGGTCCAAAAGAAAGTGGGGTTCTAAAAACGGGTCAGTTTCCACGGCAAGATATCACATTCGGCGTGGAATGGCATTAACCTCTTCTACTGGACAAATTGAGACATGGCGTTTACAACATTTTGACAAAAACAATGGATGGCTTGTGCCAGACCTGAAAGATATATAT GATGATATGATGACTCTAAGGGAAACTTATACAGCTGAGGAAAGgtcagataaaaaaattatggaatGTGTACTTGGTCGTCATTCAGTATACTTGCGAGGATGGGGACGGTCTAGTGATACAACAAATAGTGCAAGTCATCGTGTTTCTGCAGAGCCTAATCAACCAAGCTATCAAGAGTTGCTTCAACAATTTAAAGATGCTAGTACCCGTCTTGATGAAGTTGTTAACATACTACGCCAAAATAATCTGATGCCACAAACTTCTACAGCAAATGAGGTTTCGGAAGTAGATGCACATTCAGCTAGTATTGAATAA